A section of the Telopea speciosissima isolate NSW1024214 ecotype Mountain lineage chromosome 3, Tspe_v1, whole genome shotgun sequence genome encodes:
- the LOC122653691 gene encoding calcium-binding protein CML42-like: protein MEEAKPASSRTASLIRPSSSFRLHSPSLNCIRLRRIFDIFDKNGDGMISVDELSLALELLGLEAEPTEIDSMVRSYIRPGNTGLGFEDFEALHQSLDDTFFGNNDEDHNILEHADDDKTYGGEGGSSSPQEESDLTEAFKVFDEDGDGFISAMELQVVLRKLGMPEGGDIGRVERMIFSVDRNQDGRVDFYEFKDMMHSVMVRS, encoded by the exons atggaggaggCAAAACCAGCAAGCAGTAGAACGGCAAGCCTGATCCGCCCATCGTCATCATTCCGGCTCCACTCACCCAGCCTCAATTGTATCCGCCTGCGTCGTATCTTCGACATATTCGACAAGAACGGAGACGGCATGATCTCAGTGGACGAGCTAAGCCTAGCCCTGGAACTGCTTGGCTTGGAAGCCGAACCCACGGAGATTGATTCCATGGTGCGCTCCTATATAAGGCCTGGCAACACTGGCCTCGGCTTCGAAGACTTCGAAGCCTTGCACCAGTCGCTAGACGATACCTTCTTTGGGAACAACGACGAAGACCACAATATTCTTGAACACGCTGACGACGACAAGACATATGGTGGTGAAGGTGGCTCCAGTAGCC CGCAGGAGGAGTCGGATTTGACGGAGGCCTTCAAGGTGTTCGATGAGGACGGTGATGGGTTTATCTCGGCCATGGAGTTGCAGGTGGTCCTGAGGAAGCTAGGGATGCCCGAAGGGGGAGACATCGGTCGAGTTGAGCGGATGATCTTCTCCGTTGACCGTAATCAGGACGGCCGCGTTGATTTCTATGAATTCAAGGACATGATGCACAGTGTCATGGTTCGATCTTGA